GTTCTGCTCGGCGAACCCGGTGTCGGCAAGACCGCCATCGCCGAAGGCCTCGCGTTGCGGATTATCCAGCAGAAGGTCTCCCCGGTGCTGTTCGGCAAGCGGGTGGTGGCGCTGGACCTCGGTTCGATAGTGGCCGGTACCAAGTACCGCGGCCAGTTCGAAGAGCGCATCAAGGCCATCATGACCGAGATCGAGAAGAACTCGAACATTATTCTGTTCCTCGATGAGCTGCACACCATCGTCGGCGCCGGCAGCGCGTCGGGCAGTCTTGATGCCTCCAATATGTTTAAGCCGGCCCTCGCGCGCGGCGAGTTGCAGTGCATCGGCGCGACGACCCTTAAAGAGTACCGCCAGTCCATCGAAAAGGACGGCGCGCTCGAGAGACGTTTCCAGAAGGTCATGGTGGATCCACCTTCCGTGGAGGATACCATCCAGATCCTCAAGGGTCTGCGCGAGAAGTACGAAGAGCATCACGGCGTCAAGTACCCCGACGACGTCATCGAACTGTCGGTGCGCCTCGCGGACCGCTATATTACCGACCGCTTCCTGCCGGACAAGGCGATTGACGTGATGGACGAGACCGGATCCTGCGTGCGCATTTCGCACATCGTGATCCCGGAAAAGATCATCGCCCTCGAGCAGGAGATCGAAAACATCCGTCTGCAGAAAGAGGAACTGGTCAAGCGGCAGGAATACGAAAAGGCCGCTATGTTCCGCGACAAGAAGATGAAGCTCGAGCAGATGCTCAAGGAAGAGAAGGAACGCTGGGAGCATTCGGACACCCGCCCGGCGCTCGAAGTCAAGCCCGATGACATTACCGGCACGGTCTCCCGTATGACGGGCATTCCGGTCAACCGGGTCTCTTCTGGTGAAGGCGAGCGGCTGCTCAAGATCAAGGAAGAACTGCGCGAGCGCATCGTGGGGCAGGATGAAGCCCTCGACGCCATCGCCCGCAGTCTCCGCCGTGCGCGCTCGGGTCTTAAGAGCCCGTCGCGTCCCATCGGCTCCTTCATGTTCCTCGGCCCCACGGGCGTCGGCAAGACCGAACTGGCCCTGGCGCTGGCGGAGTACCTGTTCAGCGATCCCAATGCGCTCATCCGGATTGACATGAGCGAGTACATGGAGAAGTTCAATGTCTCGCGTCTGATCGGCGCTCCTCCGGGATACGTCGGCTATGATGAAGGCGGTCAGCTTACCGAGCGGGTGCGCCGTAAGCCGTACAGCGTGGTGCTGCTCGACGAGATCGAGAAGGCCCATCCGGACGTGTTCAACATTCTATTGCAGGTACTCGACGCGGGCGAACTCACCGACGGCACGGGCCAGAAGGTGGACTTCCGCAACACGATTCTCATCATGACCTCGAACCTCGGCACCCGCGAAGCCGCGCGCTCTTTAGAGTTCGGCTTTACCGGCCCGAAGGTCATCAGCCATGACAAGGTGCAGAGCAAGATGATGGAAGAACTGAAGAACAGCTTCCGTCCCGAATTCATCAACCGCCTTGACGAGATCGTGGTCTTCCGCATGCTGCAGCGCGATTCCATCAGCGACATTCTTAGCCACTATGTGGAAGACATCAACAAGCGGCTGACCGAGCGCAATGTCAAGGTGACGCTCTCGCAGAAGGCCCGCGATTTCCTGATCGACCACGGCTACAAGCCCGAAGTCGGCGCACGCTTGCTGCGGCGCACGGTGGAGCGCTTCCTTGAAGATCCGCTTGCCGAGGAAATCCTGAAGAACCGCTTCCCCGAAGGCACGACGATTGTCGCCGGCGCCAAGGAGGAAGAACTGACCTTCCGTGAGAAGACGGAGAAGATCCCCGAAGGCGCGGAGAACGAGTAAGCAACGCTGACCGGAGAAGGCGGTAGGGGCTGATGGCATCGCCCGCCTCCCAGGAATACAATCCCCAAGCCCGGGTCGCAAGACTCGGGCTTGTTATTTGCCCTTGATCCCCTTAGCTATCTGCCGACCCTTGCTTTAACTGCTGATAAATCAAACTGTAACCACCTTCAATCAAACTGCACCTCAAGGCGCGAATCGCGCAAGAAGTGCGTACAATGAAGAAATTTGTGCTTGCGTAATAGCGGAAGGATTTGTATAGTAGAGTATTCAGGCTGAATCCGTCTGCTCTCGGACTTTTCAGGGCGGGTTTTTCCAACCACAACCGGGAGGCTGCGATGAAAACGGTGCTGACTCTGATTTCGATTCTCAGTCTTGCTGTGCTGGCGTGGGGGCAGCCGCCGGATACGTTGTGGACGCGCCGCGGAGAGGGGTACGACCGCGCCGCGCTCACCGCTACCGGGGATGGTGGGTTCCTCTGGTGTCGCATACAGAGCAGTGGTCGCATCGGTCTGGACCGCTATGACGCGGCGGGGAACGTAGCGTGGTCGCAGGAACTGGGCTTCTTCTACAAATGCGACGTGCAACCGGACGCCGATAGCGGCTTTGTGGTCCTGCTTTCGGACAACGAGACGGAAATCGTAAGGCTCACGTCCTCCGGCGAGGAACTCTGGCATCGCTACGTCGATGAGGCCTACGCGAGCGGCTTTCAGGATTGGATCCGGCCCGCGCCGGGGGGAGGATACTTCACCGCGTCCTCTGTCAGTTCCTGGGCCACGCGGCTGGCCGCCAACGGCGATACCGTGTGGGTGCGGGCGCTTGATCTGCCGGTGGCCACGACCCCGGTTGCCATGTGGGCGGAGGCCGATACCGGTTTTGTGATCGCCGGCCGGCAGCGAACCGGTACGGATTCGACCGTGTTTCTGCTGACCAAATTCAACGGCCGGGGAGACCCCCTTTGGACGCGTTCCTATAGCGGCGGCGGCAATGCCATGGGGATCATCGGCGCGGCGCCTGCCAATGACGGCAGCGTCTATGAAGTAGGGTGTGCGCCTTCCCTCATGCGCATCGTGGCGGCGGGCAATGACCAATGGACGCGCGATATCCCGGATCTGGAGGGCTGTGTTGCCACGGCCCTCTGCCCCACACAGGACGGAGGCTGCTCGGTCGCCGGAGTCTTCTACCCGGTCGAATTTATGGGTACAAATATGTTTGCCGCGAAGTTCGACAGCTCCGGTCGATGCCTGTGGACCTGCCCGCGTTTCACACGCGAAGAGAGCATGTACGCGACCCATATCGTGCAGACCTCCGATGGTGGCTATGTGGTCGCGGCGCAGGTGAGTGAGCCCGATACCGTACTGACGGCAACGGGTTCCTTGCTGGTCCGCTTCGCCCCGGACCCGACCGCTGCCCATCCGTCCGTCATCCTTCATCCGTCCACCTTCATCCTTTCCGCGTATCCCAACCCCTTCAACCCGGCGACCACGCTGGCTTTCACACTGCCGAATTCCGGCAAACTGTCTCTGGAAATCTATGACGTGATGGGCCGTCAGGTGCAAACCCTCTCCGATGGATTTTTGGAAGCGGGGGAGCATTCGCTGCGGTTTGACGGCACCGCGCTGCCGTCGGGGATTTACTTCGCTCGGATACAGAGCGGGGAATTTACAGCCACACACAAGTTGCTGCTGCTTAAGTAAGGAGGCTGCCATGAGAACCACAATCATTGCCCTGATCACGCTCATCCTCGTTGGTTCGGCGTTTGCCCAGCCGCCGACTGCTGTGTGGACCCGGACCTTGGGCGATGCCGAGGGAGTGCGGGATCCCGGCATCTATAGCATGAGTGCAGGTGCCGACGGCGGTGTGTACGTCACGGGGCGGTGCTGCCTGAATGTTTTCCATCAGGCCTTTGCGTCCGCCTGGGTAGCGCGTCTTGATGTGAACGGAAATGTAAGCTGGTCGAGAGACTTCTGGGGAACCGGCGGCTCCTCTCCCGGTTGGGATGCCGGAGGGTACGCGATCCAAACCGCCGCCGATGGGGGCTGCATCGTCGGTTGCGGGATAGGCGACTTGGGTTCTATCCCCTTACCGGCTGCCTTGGTTCGCCTGAACGGTTCAGGAGATACCCTGTGGGCGCGGCTGATTCAACCGCTGGATACCATGCCCAACAGTGCTGCCGTCACCGCGGTCTGCGCTGCACCCGGCAACGGTATTGCGGCAACCGCGCGCAGCGACACCCGGATCGTCCGCGCCGATTCTGCCGGAAATATTCTGTGGGACCATTCGATACCTGACGCGACATTAAACTCGATTATCGCCACGCCGGACGGTGGTTTTGTTGCCGCGGGTATGTACAGCCCGGGATTCAGCGTCTCCTTCTTCCTGATGAAAGTCAACGCGGCGGGTGACACCCTATGGACGCGGCACCACTATTTCCTGCTCGGCGGCAGCGCCACCGCTGTGCTCCAAACTCCGCAGCACGGGTTTATCATGGCGGGAAAGGCCTTCATACCGGACACTACACAGCCTGCATTCGGTGCGGTCGCAGCCACCGATTCTATGGGCCAGTTGCTCTGGTGGCGGACCTACGATGATCCGGAATTCATCAGCATGAAGCCCTGTGCCGAAGGAGGCTATATTCTGCTTTCGGACCGCCTTGTGCGCATCAACGAGGACGGCGACACGCTTTGGACAAAGGCTCTGTCGAGCGACACCTATAGCTACAAAGATGTGGTGCAGACGGCGGACAGCGGTTATGTTGTCGGCGGTTATTCCGGCACGGAATGGGGCGGCTCCGCCGAACTCACCAAATTCTCCCGCGAAGGCCTGGCTACCGATCCGTCTTTCATCCTTCATCCTTACGCCTTCATCCTTTCCGCGTACCCCAATCCTTTCAACCCCGGCACCACTCTTTCCTTCGCGCTTTCCAAAGCGGGGCGGACAAGCATCGTGGTCTATGACATTACGGGGCGCGAGGTGCAGACGCTCATAAATGAGACGCTCACCGCCGGCGAACATACGCTGCCGTTCGACGGTTCCGCGCTGCCTTCAGGTATCTATTTTGCCCGAGTAAACAGTGGAGAATCCATCGCGACGCAAAAGCTATTGCTGTTGAAGTGACGCGTGTGCGTCAGCAATTTCCACTTACTCGGAGTTTTCAATGAGAGCAATTTTTTGCGTCGTCTGCCTGTTGCTTGTGGTGGTAGCCTCCGTCGCTCAGGCGTCGGTATCCCAGGCAACGATGTTGTTCCTTGCGATGTCTCCCTCGGCGCAGGCCAATGGGCGCACGGTTGCGGTTTTGCCGGGCAGCTATGATGATCCCCTCGCCCCGTGGTACAATCCCGCGGCCCTCGGCTTTCTGGCGCGGCAAAGCAAGGGATCTATCGGCTTCGGGTATGTCAACCGCATTCCGCAGTTCGGTCTCAGGAAAAATCTCACGCTTACCGGTCTTGCCGCCAATGCCTCACTGGGCAAACTGGCGCTGCCGCAATTCTTGGGCAGGCGGCCTGCACTGTATTACGGTGTCGGCGCGCATCTGGTCTCCTTCAACCTGAACGATTCACCTGTCACGGATGAGCAGGGGCACAACCTCGGCACCTTCCGCGTTCATGAATGGGTCTCCGCAATCAGCCTCGGTGTGATGCTGGATTATTACGTGCACCTTGCCGTCGGCGGCAGCTTAAAATCGGCGCATTCGACGTTCGCGGCAACCGGCTCGGCGGCGGTCGCCACCGAAGTCGGCGCCAGCACATCCATGGGTGATGTGGGCGCATTGCTCGAAATTCCGTTGCTGTCCCTTGTGGAGAACATCCGGCATGCGCGTTTTCAAGCGGGCGAGAATCTCCACCCGGATCTGTACGCCTCCTTCGGCTATGCCATGACCAACATCGGCGGCAAAGTGTCCTACACCGACCTTGCCCAGGCCGATCCTCTGCCGCGCACGGCGCGTGCCGCCTTCGGGCTCACTGCCGATCTGACGCGCTATGATCCCGTGGTGGGGCCGTGGAAAATGGTCAGCCTTTCCTATGGTGTGCAGGGTGAAGATGAACTGATCTGGCGCGACGCGAGCGGCGTGTCCGGGTACATTCGCGCCCCCTTCGGCGATATGCATGTGGTCGATGACCTGTTGCTTGGCAAGTCCAATGCGCGCATCCGCCGCCTGAGCGGCGGCGAGGTGACCGCGCTGGAAGCGCTGACGGTTCGCGCCGGCTATTATGAAGATCCCGAGGACGCTCTCACGTATCATTCTTACGGTCTTGGCTTGCGCTTAAGCGGAATTCTCAAAGTCATTCACCGCGCCCCTGCCACGTCGCCCACAGGATTTCAGAAGATCCTGCGGCATGTGGATGTGCAGTACGACGCGTGCCTCTTTGATGGTGCGGACCGCCGTGTCAGCAGCGTCCCTTCGCATCTGATCTCCGTGCGCGTCAACTGATACATCGCACCCATTTCTGTGATCCTTCCCCATCCCTCTTCCCGTTTGGAGTCTTCCGTGAAGCTCACCTTGCTGTGCATCCTCAGTCTGTTGACACTCCTGACATGCGCCCTGCCTGCGGTCGCCGCCGATGGCGTATCGCAGGCAACCTTCCTATTCCTGACGCTCTCGCCTTCGGCACAGGTCAACGCGCGCGGTTTCAATCTGGCCGCCGGCAGCTATGAAGATCCCTTCGGCGCGGTGTACAATCCCGGCGCCATCGGCTTCATGGCAAAGCAGAACAGATTTTCCGGAGGCGGATCGGATATGCAGTGGCTGCCGGGGTTCAATCTGTCAGGCCTGCATTACCGGGGCTTTGCCGCCAATCTGCGGTTTGCTTCGGACACGCTGCCGATGTTCCTCGGCATGCGCGCTCCTATCACCTACGGTCTTGGCGCGCACACGGTGTATCTGGACCTCGGCAAAACTCAGCAGACGGACGAGCAGGGCCATTCACTCGGCAGTTTTCATTCCTGGGAGACGGCCTCGGCGGTGACCTTCGGCGCGATGATGGAACACCGTGTCCGCGTGGGATTCGGCATCAGCGGCCAGTGGGCCTATTCGAACCTCAGCCCTTCGGGAGCGGGCGCAGAGTCGGGCACAAACCACGCCAGTGCGGTGATGCTGGATGCGGGTCTGATTGTTGAAGCGCCGCTGCTTTCTCTTGTCGCCAAACCGCTGGCCGACCGCGTGGAAACCTGGTCAAGGCTGCGGCCCGAACTGCTGGCGGCTTACAGCTACACGCAAAACAATATCGGCGGCAAAGTCAGCTTCAACTCCAACGCACCCGGCGATCCGTTGCCGCGCACGGCCATTACCAGTCTGGGCATCGGTGCGGAACTAACCTATCCGCTGCGGGAAATCGGCCCGTGGAAAATCTTCAGTGTGTCTGCCTCGACGCAGGCCTCGGATGTGCTGGTCAAGCGGCATCCCAACGGCGCATCAGAATACAAACTGAATCCTCTCGGCGACATCGGCTTTGTCCATGATATAGTGTTGGGCGGGGCCAACGGCAAGATCGTCCGGGACTACGGTTACGAAATCGAACTGCTCGATCTTATCTATGTCCGTGCGGGCGATCACAGGGACCGCTTGGGCAACGTGTTCTACCACACCAGTGGCTTCGGCTTCCGGCTTACCGGCGTCTTCAAGGCCATGACGTGGGGTGATCCGGTGTTTGGATCTCAAAGCGGCGTCGCTGCCGTGCTGCGGCATCTGGATATCGAATTCGACACCAGTTCCTGGGACATCAAACTGACCAGCCCTAACTACAACAACCCCGTAAATCACACGCATACGGACATGCTGACTCTGCGCTACAAGTAATCTGTTGTGGGCAGCTCCTTCTTGTCAGATGTCCAAGCATGCTTGTGATGGAAACCGCTACGGAGATCGTCGTAAGTCATGAAGTAGATCAAAGCCCCTGCAAAACAGGGGTTTTGATCTACTTGGAAATCCAGCCGAAAATTCATAGATTTACAGCTTATGAAGTTTTGAGGACGTAATGGGCGTTAGATACTGGGTTTGGCTGAGTTTGGGTCTGCTGTTGTGGGGATGTTCCGCACCCCATGACAACCCCTTGGACCCCATCTCGCCTCGCTACCGCGGCGCAATTCCGGTCCCGGCGGTGCTGACAGGCACTGTCCGCTCGGTACATATTTCCCGTATCTTCCCGTCCACTGACTCTTACTCGGTCGTAGCCGAGCTGGGCGGGCAGGATGCCGGCCTTCAGGATTCGGCCTGGGTAGCCTTCAACAGCGGCTCCGGCGTGGGGCTGGTACGCCTCGGGCCAACCCTGTGGGGGACCATCTTTTCCGCGTCCTATTTTCACGCCCCTGACTTCCCGCACCTCGGAACCGTGGTGGGCCGTCCTTTCCTGTTTACCGCCCGCGACGGCCAGGGCTTGATGCACGAGACCGGCCCGGCCTACATGTGGCGGGTCATTGAAGGCGTACCGGGGGTACTGTCCCCTAAGGCGGACTCCGCCAATACTCCCGCTCAAGTGGATGCCCATCCGGACTATGTCTGGGAGCCCTTCAGCTCGGATTTCCCCTTTGGCTATGAAGTCAACGTCATCAATATGACAGAGGGCTTCGAAACCACCGTCTGGACCTCGCCTCTCTTGGGGGATACGGTCCTTACGATGCAGCAACCGGATTCGCTGCCGCTTCCCGCCGGCGACTATTATTGGACCGTTACGGTGGAGGACAGTTTCGAAAACTCCTCCCGCTCCAAGCAGGGAATGTTCACGGTCGCACCGGAACGGCAGGACAAGCCTTAACTGGCGGCGGGTGGCCTCCGCAGGGCGACAGGAACTTTTGACGGTTCGTCTATCCCCCTACCAGTTTCTCACGTCGTGTCGAACCATCGGAACCGCCTCCTTGTTTCGGACATACAACAAGAACACGGCCTGCAAAGGCCTGCCCTTTGCATAGATTTGCCTGTATGACATGAGGCTATGGATGGCGGATCGGCCATCGTAACTGGTTTTAGAATTCGATATGTCACCGAGGATAGAATGAAAGCGCGTTTCCTGTCACTGCTTGCGGCCCTTCTCTGTTTTGTCAGCCTTGCTCCAGCGGCCAAACCTTCGCCGCAGGACACGCTCTATGAACAGATCCGTCATAACGTTGGCCTGTTCGGAGACGTCTACCGTGAGTTGACGCTCCGTTATGTCGATAGCGTCGATCCCAAGAAGTTCATCCGCGCAGGGATCGACGGCATGTTGTCCACCCTCGACCCCTACACCGTGTTCTTCGATCAGGAAGGCACCGAGGATCTGGACGTCATCACCTCCGGCCGTTATGGCGGTGTGGGGATCGAAATCGGCATCCGTGGGATCGACAAGACCCTCACCGTGATTTCGGCGATGGACGACTCCCCGGCGCAGCGCGTGGGGATTCGCAGCGGCGACCGGATCCTGATGATCGACACCGTATCCACCGAAGGCTTCTCCACCGCACAGGCGGCCAAATATCTGCGGGGCGCCGCGGGGTCGCAGGTCAAACTGACCATCCAGCGCACCGGCTCGTCCGAGCCCATCGAGTTCGTGGTCACGCGCCGCGAGATTGAAGTCAAGGACGTGCCCTACTACGGATTTGTCCGGCCAGGCACCGGCTATATTAAGCTTGCCCATTTCTCCCGCAGCGCGCCGGATGAACTCGACAAAGCCATTGTCGAACTGAAGCAGGGCGGCATGTCCGCGCTGATTCTCGATCTGCGCGGCAACCCCGGCGGCCTGCTCAGCAGCGCGGTGTCCATTCTCCAGCGCTTCTGCGCCAAGGATGATACTATCCTGTATGTGCGCGGACGGGATGATGCGGGAGACCAGATTTTCAAATTGAGCACGGATCCACTGGCCGGACAGATTCCGCTGGCGGTGCTGGTCGACGGCGGTTCGGCTTCGGCCTCGGAAATCGTCGCCGGCGCGGTTCAGGATCTGGATCGCGGCGTGCTGATCGGTGATCCCACCTTTGGCAAGGGACTGGTGCAGTCGGTGGTCTCTTTCGAAAGCGGCGAAGCCCTCAAACTGACGACCGCTAAGTATTACACGCCGTCGGGCCGCCTGATTCAGCGCGTGGACTACCTGCATGACGGCAACGGCGTGTTCCGTGAGAGCCCCGAACCGCATCAAAAGTTCAACACGCACAATGGCCGTCCGGTGGAAGGCGGCGGCGGAATTACGCCGGATATTGTGGTGCCGTCTCCCGCTCCCGGCATGGTGGGCACGGAGTTGTGGCGGCAGGGCGCGTTCTTTGATTTCATCAATGCCTATCGCGCCAGGCATCCGATGATTACCACTGCCAAAATCGACGACTCGGCGATGGCGGAATTCCGGCACTGGCTGGATTCGACCCATTTCCACTATGAACTCAACGGCCAGCTTGCGCTGGATACTCTGCGCAGAGTACTCAAGGACGCGGGACTTACCGACAGCGCCGCCGTCGACCTGACGCACCTTGACCGCCTGCTGGAAATGCGCCGGGTGCGGGAGTTCGACAATGAAATGGACTTTATTCGCCATAGCCTCGAAGGAGAACTGGCCAATAATCTCTTCGGCTCCCGTGGCCGCATCGAAGCTTCCTTCGCCGATGACATGCAGATTCAAAAGGCCCTCGAAGTCTTCGCCAACAAACCCGAGTACGACCGCCTGCTCGCCGTGAGCACCGGCGGCAAGAGGGATTAAAAGCAGAACCCCCTTCTGATTCCCCCTTTTTCAAAGGGGAAGGGCCATCGGGTCTCCCCCTTAGCATAAGGGGGGATTAAAGGGGGGTATCGGATGCATCAATCGGGCTTAAGACTATCCGCCGCGCGGGGTGTCCTTACCCCGCGCGCAACAGGCACCTTCCCATGCTCCACCGCTTTCTGCGCTACACCGGACGCACCATCGCTCTGCTGTGGGCTTTGCTTTGGATCTTCTTCGGTGCGGCTTCGGGCTTCGGAGCAGGGGAGAGCCTCGGCGGGATCTTTGTTCACACGCTGATGCCGGGCATGGTTTTTCTGATCAGTGCACTGGTGGCGTGGAAGTGGGATGTCCTTGGCGGAATTCTGCTGATGGCCGAAGGCCTTGCCGTGCTGGTGCGCTATCCTTTCATGGCGCGCGGTTTCCCGAGCGAGACGATTGTGTTTGTGCTGCTGACCATGGTGCTGCCGCCGCTGGCCGCCGGTGGACTGTTATTGCTGGGACGGCGCAGATCTGACCCTGAGATGACCACAAGTCAATTTAGAGGATAATTCTGCAATGGATGCTGCCGAATCCCGTTCCTTCTCCGCGCCGATGAGCAGTGCGTCCGGGCGGCTGGTTTTCAAAAGAGGCGCCGCCAACGTGACCGTGCTCTCCGAAACCGGAATGGACGATCTCTACAAAGCCGAATTCACCGAGCCGATTCCGGATGTCAAAGCCATTGGCAACAATGTCGAAGTGACGTACCGTGTGGCCATGTCCGACTGGCTGAAGGGCTGGTGGCTGAAAGACCGCACCGCGGCTCGGATCGTGCTCAACCGTGCTATCCCCTGGCAAATCGAAACCAAGGGCGGAGTGTCCCATCTACGCGGCGATTTCGCGGAGATGAATATTCAGGCGATCTCGATTGTCGGCGGCGCCAGCGACGTGGAAATGCTGCTGCCGCGCGTCACCGGCGCTCTGCCGGTCAGCATCACCGGCGGCGCAAGTCACGTGAAGCTGATTCATCCGCTGGACGTCGGCGTCAAATTGCACATCGTCGGCGGCGCGGCCAAGGTGACTCTCGGAGAGCAATATCTCGGCGCGCTGGCCGGAGAGATCATTCTGCAAACCCCCGGCTACAAAGAGTCCGCCGGCCACATCGACGTCACGATCAAGGGCGGCGTCAGCGATGTGAACATCGCGACCACATGAATTCTTGAGACTAGAGACTGAAGACTGAAGACAAGAGTCGCTCCTACATTTCTGGTTTCGAGTCTCAAGTTTCAAGTCTCGAGTCTCACGTCTCGAGCTTTTACATGGAACTACTTTGACCTCCGAACCTTTCTGGCTGTTCGCCCTTGGTCTGGGCACCGGGGTGATCAGCGGCTACCTTGGCATTGGCGGCGCGCTGATTATAATTCCCGTGCTGCTGGAACTGTTCGCGGCGCGCGGCATTCCCGAAGAGTTGCGCATGCACCTTGTGGTCGGCACCAGCATGCTGGCTATTGTCGGTGCGGTGACCTCTTCGACTATTGCCCACGCGAAGGCAAAACGCGTCTACTGGCCCGCCGTGCCGTTTACCGCCGCGACCGCCGTCGTCATGTCCCTCATCGGCTCCAGGCTCTCCGCGCTCTCCTCGGCATCGTTCCTTAAAGGCTTCTTTGTCATCTTTGCGCTGTGCAGTGCGGCCATGCTGCTCATCAAGCCGCCCGCGCCGCCGCAGGAGATTTCCCTGCACCGCAACCGCTTGCTGGCGATTGGCCTGCTCGCGGGAATCGTCTCGGCCTACATCGGTGTGGCGGGCGGAATCGTGATGGTGCCGCTGTTTATCCTCTGGGCGGGAGTGCCCACCGAAATGGCCGCCGGAACCAGCACCGCCGTGGGAATCATTACGGCCATTGTCGGCACCACCGGCCACATTCTGAACGGCCTGAACGTGCCGAACCGCCCGGAAGGCGCATGGGGCTTTGTGCTCCCTGCCGTGGCCCTGCCGATTCTTGCCGGGACCATCTTCGGCGGGCCCCTCGGCAGCAGGCTCAACCGCAAACTGGGCCGCAACGTCTTCCGCTATGCCTTCGCCGTCTTCCTGCTGCTGATAGCGGGAAAGGTGTGGTTCTGGTAAACGCTACCCCCCTTAATCCCCCCTTATGCTAAGGGGGGAGACCCGATGGCCCTTCCCCCTTTGAAAAAGGGGGAATCAGAAGGGGGTTCTTCATTCGCATTTCCTATTTTCAAATTTCTAATTTCACATCTTCATCTTGCCCATGCCTACCATTTCTGAAAGCCATCTCAATTTGAAATTGCTGCGCCGCGGCAAAGTGCGCGACGTGTACGAACTCGATGACAAGCATCTGGTCGTCGTCACCTCGGACCGTCTCTCCGCCTTTGATGTGGTGCTGCCTACGCCGATTCCCGGCAAGGGCGCGGTGCTGAACCATCTCACGCGCTTCTGGATGAATCGCTTTACGGGGATCATCAAGAATCATCTGCCGCAGAACCGCGACGAGTTTTCCTCGCTGATGCAAAGCCTGGCCGCCTCCGAGGAGGACCTGACCACCGACCACATCGAAGTGGTGCGCAAGGCCGAAGTGTTCCCCATCGAGTGCGTCGTGCGCGGCTATCTGGCCGGATCCGGCTGGAAGGATTACCAGAAATCGGGTGAAGTGTGCGGCTACAAGCTCGGCGAAGGGCTGCTGCAGTGCGCCGAACTTCCCGAGCCGCTGTTCACGCCGTCCACCAAGGCGATGGAAGGTCACGACGAAAATATCACCGTGGCACAGGCCGCCAACATCATCGGCAAGGATGCCGCGGACAAGCTGGCGGAAGCCTCGCTGGCCCTGTACAAAGCTGGCCGTGATTACGCACGCGAGCGCGGCATCATTATCGCCGATACCAAGTTTGAGTTCGGACTCGTGGATGGCGAGATCGCCGTGGTGGATGAAGTGCTGACGCCCGACAGCTCGCGCTTCTGGCCGGCGGACCGCTATGAAGCCGGACGCGATCAGGCCAGCTACGACAAGCAGATCGTGCGCAACTATCTGATTGACATCGGCTGGGACAAGACCCCTCCCGGACCGCGCCTGCCGTTCATGATCATCGAAAAGACCGCTCAAGCCTACCGCGAAATTCTGGAACGATTGACGAAGTGACTCTAAGAGAAAAGTGTGTCGGGGCGCATCGCGGGATGCGCCCGTTCTTTTTCCCG
This genomic stretch from bacterium harbors:
- a CDS encoding sulfite exporter TauE/SafE family protein, which encodes MTSEPFWLFALGLGTGVISGYLGIGGALIIIPVLLELFAARGIPEELRMHLVVGTSMLAIVGAVTSSTIAHAKAKRVYWPAVPFTAATAVVMSLIGSRLSALSSASFLKGFFVIFALCSAAMLLIKPPAPPQEISLHRNRLLAIGLLAGIVSAYIGVAGGIVMVPLFILWAGVPTEMAAGTSTAVGIITAIVGTTGHILNGLNVPNRPEGAWGFVLPAVALPILAGTIFGGPLGSRLNRKLGRNVFRYAFAVFLLLIAGKVWFW
- a CDS encoding phosphoribosylaminoimidazolesuccinocarboxamide synthase — encoded protein: MPTISESHLNLKLLRRGKVRDVYELDDKHLVVVTSDRLSAFDVVLPTPIPGKGAVLNHLTRFWMNRFTGIIKNHLPQNRDEFSSLMQSLAASEEDLTTDHIEVVRKAEVFPIECVVRGYLAGSGWKDYQKSGEVCGYKLGEGLLQCAELPEPLFTPSTKAMEGHDENITVAQAANIIGKDAADKLAEASLALYKAGRDYARERGIIIADTKFEFGLVDGEIAVVDEVLTPDSSRFWPADRYEAGRDQASYDKQIVRNYLIDIGWDKTPPGPRLPFMIIEKTAQAYREILERLTK